The Malus domestica chromosome 10, GDT2T_hap1 nucleotide sequence AATgattgggagaaaaaaaaaccgaCGACTGGGTAGAATGGTAGCAGCTAACAGAGCTCTCTGTTTTTTGGTGTGCAAAATTGAATGCCATAAGATAATTGAGAGGGTCGTTGGACACTCATGTGATACATGAGGAAAACATTCAGCTTCCGATAACAAGATATCAATCGGCATGGACACTCACTGATCCAATTCAAGTGACAAGCTCTCATTAAAATCCGACTTCTTGACTCAATTTTCAGCACAAACACAAAAGGGTCTCTCAGATTTCTTGGATTGGATCCACTTGATTGCTCGGTTTCGGATTCGGgtgagtttcttcttcttctgcaccttcaattcttgcaacttgtatacAATCTTTACTTAAAGACCTTAGCTTTAATACGATTTCTCGAACTAGTTGAACTGTTACAGAAAACCATGCTCTTGCTTTTCATTCTTTCACCAGACATTCAAAATCGTGAGCTAATGATCGTGTTTTTCACGATGTTAGTTTCGATCAATCATGGGTTTTTTGTGTTCTATGTGAATTGTCAGTGGTTTTAGAAGATTCAGATGAAATGCTTGATTGTCTTGTGAAATCAAGATTTATGTTTTGTTGGAATTTTCGAGCTTTAGAGGTATAGTGGTAGCAAAATTGCAATTTGAACTAAAATCTTTCAAGGCATTGAAAATTAGAAAAGGGGTATCTCAGTAATCATGAATTTGTCTGGTTTACTTGAATTAATCATGAATAGTTGAACCAATGTAGAATCTGAGgatcatttaatttcttttggGCAGATTTCAACCTTGGGTTCCATCCGGCTGCTGAATAATGGATTTTAGTACAATGGATCGCGGTCAGTTGACCCTGCTGGCATCCGCAGGCTGTGTGATGCTTACGGTGCATTTCACATTACAGTTATTGTCGCAACATCTCTTTTACTGGAAGAACCCGAAGGAGCAGAAGGCGATAATAATTATCATTCTCATGGCTCCTATATACGCAGTTGACTCATTTGTGGGTTTATTGGATATTAAGGGAAGCAAAacatttttcatgtttttggacTCTATTAAGGAATGTTACGAGGCTCTGGTGAGTGCCTCCAACTTCGTTATGGTTTTGTTTATTGTCAACTGTCTCATATGGCTTGCATAATTTGCTAACTTCTCGTGTTCCTACTTCCAGGTGATTGCTAAGTTCTTGGCTCTTATGTATAGTTACCTGAAGATATCCATAAGCAAAAATATCGTGCCAGATGAAATCAAAGGAAGAGAAATTCACCACTCGTTTCCCATGACTCTTTTTCAGGTACGAGGTAGTTTTATGCTGTTTCGGTTTCTATTGCATTGGATATGTAAGCATAATTCTTTGTATATGTTGACTCTATCATATAATAACAGATACAATGTGGCTTTACAAACTGCAGCCTCGCACCGTTCGGCTAAACCACCAGACCCTGAAGCTACTCAAATATTGGACGTGGCAATTTGTCATCATACGCCCAGTTTGTTCTGTTTTGATGATAACTCTACAGGCACTGGGGCTGTACCCCAGTTGGTTGAGCTGGACCTTCACTATAATTCTTAACATTTCGGTTTCTTTAGCATTGTACTCTCTAGTGGTGTTTTACCATGTGTTTGCAAAGGAATTGGCACCGCATTCACCCCTTGCAAAGTTCCTGTGCATCAAGGGAATTGTCTTCTTCGTCTTTTGGCAGGTACAGCTCGTCTGTTCTTTTGCATGCCCAATTTTTATATGCAGCCTTATAGAAAATGCAGCCAAGGATATAGAACACATACAAATCCACAAAGATACCGAGTAAAAGGATATGAAACCCGTCTATAGAATATCCTAGCTATTAGTATTATCTATTGTGGTTGGTTTTGGCCTTTTGAACATGAAAATTATTTTACTTGTTCCAAACTACTCGCCTTATACGATAGAATTACTATGTAAGAGTGATTCTTGCAAATTGCAACTTTGATTTGACATTCTCTGGTTCTATATACTTGGAAGCAAAAACATGTAAGAAACTGGAAACTTCTTGTAACCGAACCACCATTCACTTATCAGCTCGTTCTATTGGAACCAGATTTTGGTTAAACGCCACATGAAAATTCTTTTAAGCCCAATTATTGACTTAATCTATAAGCTTTTTATTGTGCCATTCGTTAACAAACGAGGCTTTGATCCGATTGCAGGGAGTGGTCATTGACATATTAGCTG carries:
- the LOC103446466 gene encoding uncharacterized protein, whose protein sequence is MDFSTMDRGQLTLLASAGCVMLTVHFTLQLLSQHLFYWKNPKEQKAIIIIILMAPIYAVDSFVGLLDIKGSKTFFMFLDSIKECYEALVIAKFLALMYSYLKISISKNIVPDEIKGREIHHSFPMTLFQPRTVRLNHQTLKLLKYWTWQFVIIRPVCSVLMITLQALGLYPSWLSWTFTIILNISVSLALYSLVVFYHVFAKELAPHSPLAKFLCIKGIVFFVFWQGVVIDILAAVGVIRSHHFWLDVEHVEEAIQNVLICLEMVVFSVLQQYAYHVAPYSGDVEKKMLNKKRE